One Fuerstiella marisgermanici DNA window includes the following coding sequences:
- a CDS encoding dienelactone hydrolase family protein, whose protein sequence is MDRKEAKEFDKEVLDLYDDYAHGRLDRRDYIRRLGAFAVGGLTVEALMSNLSPNYAWAEQIKPDDSRITTEKITYQSPNGAGEMKGLLARPAEGDKFPAVLVVHENRGLNPYIEDVARRLAVEGFLALAPDALTPLGGYPGNDDEGRAMQAKRDGEKMTQDFIAAAKLLDSHQLSTGKVGAVGFCYGGGVVYQLAVRIPDVIDAGVPFYGRQPDLADVAKIKAPLLINNAENDQRILAGAPAFEAALKEQNKSFTSYVYPGVNHGFHNDTTPRYDDAAAKLAWKRTIGFFKKHLTS, encoded by the coding sequence ATGGACCGCAAAGAAGCCAAAGAATTCGACAAAGAAGTTCTCGACCTATATGACGACTACGCTCACGGACGACTGGATCGTCGTGACTATATCAGACGGCTTGGCGCATTCGCCGTCGGCGGACTGACGGTCGAAGCGTTGATGTCGAACCTAAGCCCGAACTACGCCTGGGCCGAGCAAATTAAGCCCGATGATTCGCGTATCACGACGGAAAAGATCACGTATCAGTCGCCCAACGGAGCCGGCGAAATGAAAGGCCTGTTGGCTCGTCCGGCCGAAGGCGACAAGTTTCCAGCAGTGCTGGTTGTCCATGAAAATCGCGGGCTGAATCCTTACATTGAGGACGTCGCTCGCCGATTGGCTGTCGAAGGCTTCCTTGCTCTGGCCCCGGACGCTCTGACGCCTCTGGGCGGCTATCCGGGCAACGACGACGAAGGTCGAGCGATGCAGGCCAAGCGTGATGGTGAAAAGATGACGCAGGATTTTATCGCCGCCGCAAAGCTGCTCGATTCGCACCAGTTGTCAACTGGCAAGGTGGGAGCAGTCGGTTTCTGTTATGGGGGCGGAGTCGTCTATCAGCTGGCCGTCCGCATTCCTGACGTCATCGACGCTGGCGTCCCCTTCTACGGCCGACAGCCAGACCTGGCTGACGTCGCAAAAATTAAGGCCCCGCTGTTGATCAATAATGCGGAAAACGACCAGCGGATTCTGGCGGGAGCACCCGCGTTTGAAGCGGCTTTGAAAGAGCAAAATAAGTCTTTCACTTCGTATGTTTATCCAGGCGTGAACCACGGCTTCCACAACGACACGACTCCCCGCTACGACGATGCCGCCGCGAAACTGGCATGGAAGCGGACGATCGGCTTCTTCAAGAAGCATCTTACTTCGTGA
- a CDS encoding efflux RND transporter periplasmic adaptor subunit encodes MNDAIQQRPNARWRWLRVLGTLFVCCAILGAAVAAVVVINKTEPTAQKENSSRKSAALVETVTVERGTYAPRLVVLGTVQAAQDIVLSPRVSGQVIDMSSKLVPGGMVRKGDLLLRIDPADFENAVSIRQSELAQKEASREIEQARQRLAEKELKMLEGSIDGANRSLVLREPQIASIEAEVSAAKAQVERATLDLDRTSVHAPFDAQVLSRSVNIGSQVGPNDELARLIGLDEYWIMAAVPVRSLRWVRFPKVTDQDSASSNSESYDGSGSTVILRNPDIWGPGVERTARVARMIGTLDSQTRLARVLIIVDDPLGLESDAPPLLLDTLIETEIEGQPIEDVVRLQRDYVRGNDTVWVKKDDKLEIRDTEIIFRDLQYAYVTSGLEAGEEVVTTTLATVAEGIGLRKVGEEAPEDTAETSSEEVSSDDASSDENASDEASGQSESNSAGESSDTSKAEQAIDVTHTLSAVLARTVAACATSGLRSSSHSHSHSHSHSQERTPDCQAACFHGACWRTSQKDAVA; translated from the coding sequence ATGAATGATGCGATTCAACAGCGGCCTAACGCGAGGTGGCGCTGGCTTCGCGTACTCGGGACGTTGTTTGTGTGCTGCGCGATTCTAGGCGCAGCCGTCGCAGCGGTTGTTGTGATCAACAAAACAGAACCGACCGCACAAAAAGAGAACTCATCACGAAAATCGGCGGCGCTGGTCGAAACGGTGACGGTCGAACGTGGAACGTACGCCCCACGGCTGGTGGTTTTGGGGACTGTGCAGGCAGCGCAGGACATTGTACTGAGTCCGCGTGTGAGCGGGCAGGTGATCGATATGTCATCGAAACTTGTGCCCGGCGGGATGGTTCGAAAAGGTGACCTCCTTTTGCGGATTGATCCAGCCGACTTCGAGAACGCGGTGTCGATTCGCCAAAGCGAGCTCGCCCAAAAGGAAGCATCGCGCGAGATCGAACAGGCACGCCAACGGCTGGCCGAAAAAGAATTGAAGATGTTGGAAGGTTCGATCGATGGCGCGAACCGTTCGCTGGTGTTGCGAGAACCTCAGATCGCGTCGATCGAAGCCGAAGTTTCGGCGGCCAAAGCGCAGGTAGAACGAGCGACCCTGGATCTGGATCGCACCAGCGTTCATGCTCCGTTTGATGCGCAAGTGTTGTCGCGTTCCGTGAACATTGGCTCGCAGGTTGGCCCGAATGACGAACTCGCTCGACTAATTGGTCTGGATGAATACTGGATTATGGCAGCCGTTCCCGTGAGAAGTCTGCGGTGGGTGCGATTTCCAAAGGTGACCGACCAGGATTCGGCGTCGTCAAACAGCGAATCGTACGATGGTAGCGGCTCAACAGTCATTCTGCGAAATCCGGACATCTGGGGACCAGGCGTCGAACGCACAGCGCGAGTGGCTCGCATGATCGGGACGCTGGATTCGCAGACGCGTTTAGCGCGAGTGCTGATAATTGTGGATGACCCGCTCGGGCTTGAGTCCGACGCGCCACCGCTACTTCTGGATACACTGATTGAAACCGAAATCGAAGGCCAGCCGATTGAAGACGTCGTGCGGTTGCAGCGAGATTACGTCCGTGGCAATGACACGGTCTGGGTGAAGAAGGACGACAAGCTTGAGATTCGGGATACCGAAATCATCTTCCGTGATCTTCAATATGCTTACGTCACCTCGGGACTGGAAGCCGGCGAGGAAGTCGTCACAACAACACTCGCGACCGTGGCGGAAGGTATTGGGCTGCGAAAGGTTGGGGAGGAAGCTCCGGAAGACACGGCAGAAACAAGCTCCGAGGAAGTATCATCTGACGATGCGTCGTCAGATGAAAATGCATCGGATGAAGCATCAGGCCAGTCCGAATCGAACAGCGCCGGCGAATCCAGTGATACGTCCAAAGCTGAACAGGCCATAGACGTGACCCACACTTTATCCGCCGTCTTGGCTCGTACAGTAGCAGCATGTGCCACGTCTGGCCTTCGGTCTTCGTCGCACTCGCACTCGCACTCGCACTCGCACTCGCAGGAGCGAACGCCGGACTGTCAGGCTGCATGCTTTCACGGTGCATGTTGGCGGACGTCGCAGAAGGACGCCGTTGCATGA
- a CDS encoding ArsR/SmtB family transcription factor: MKLKADPTAEEFAKLTWAIAHPARVQIVRLLIGREACVCGEIVDCLPLAQSTVSQHLKILKESGLIQGEVDGPKVCYCINQGQLERLKTLVAGL; this comes from the coding sequence GTGAAGCTGAAAGCTGACCCGACTGCGGAGGAGTTCGCGAAGTTGACGTGGGCAATCGCTCATCCGGCGCGGGTGCAGATTGTTCGCCTACTGATTGGTCGCGAGGCTTGTGTTTGTGGTGAGATTGTTGATTGCCTGCCACTGGCTCAGTCGACGGTGTCTCAGCATCTGAAAATCCTCAAAGAATCGGGCTTGATCCAGGGTGAAGTTGATGGACCGAAGGTCTGTTACTGCATCAATCAGGGGCAGCTCGAAAGACTAAAGACATTGGTGGCGGGCCTGTAG
- a CDS encoding TolC family protein, producing the protein MSDFSDSVISRQNWHTMRGGGISESLLPMLRLNHNRLRTARWFLVLLLATCGCADRSLLRPTLHEQPPAAFSESGDEITQSRWWTSFGDPNLNRQIEAALGSNYSLASAEKRVRAARALARREGSDLFGDLDGVVGLNSTFGPGEDRTTLQWGLDGIYPVDLWGEIQSRVDAEHLRADATNLNYHDFALTLSAEIARTWFALVEAHAQVKLLDEQIESNRTGTELQESRFEEGLIRLADVLRQRQLLESTLEQAAIAKARIEVLEHQLAILVGEMPQTASYNTGAQLPELPPLPQTGLPSELLQRRPDVRRDYVAFQAADRDVASAISRLYPRVNLTASLLNVADSPETVLRDWFVSIGGQLIGPLLDGGERQAEIDRTSAVLCELFLQYAQTMLTAFGEVEDALAREKYQLERIEHLENQVKLAGQSSLQLREQYLIGDAEYLDVLSASTGQQSLQRQLLSAQLDLVLIRVNLYRALAGDFDTRPQQSFLQSPLVDDEFDVVLDFEELAEKQEDESED; encoded by the coding sequence ATGAGTGATTTCTCAGACAGCGTCATCAGCCGGCAGAACTGGCATACCATGCGCGGCGGTGGAATATCAGAATCGCTGCTACCTATGTTGCGCCTCAATCACAATCGCCTGCGAACTGCTCGGTGGTTCCTTGTCCTGCTGCTGGCCACTTGTGGCTGCGCTGACCGGAGTCTGCTGCGGCCGACGTTGCACGAACAGCCACCGGCCGCTTTTTCAGAAAGCGGCGACGAGATTACTCAGAGTCGCTGGTGGACGAGCTTCGGGGATCCGAACCTCAACCGTCAGATCGAAGCCGCTCTGGGAAGTAACTATTCGCTGGCGTCGGCCGAAAAACGAGTCCGTGCGGCACGAGCGTTGGCGCGACGGGAAGGGTCAGACCTGTTTGGAGATCTGGACGGCGTCGTCGGACTGAACAGTACGTTCGGTCCTGGCGAAGATCGGACGACGCTGCAGTGGGGCCTGGACGGAATTTATCCCGTCGACCTGTGGGGTGAGATTCAATCGCGCGTCGACGCGGAACATTTGCGAGCAGACGCGACCAATCTTAATTACCACGACTTTGCTCTGACACTGTCTGCGGAAATTGCTCGCACATGGTTTGCGCTGGTTGAAGCTCATGCCCAGGTGAAGCTGCTGGACGAGCAAATCGAATCCAACCGCACGGGGACGGAGTTGCAGGAGTCACGATTTGAGGAAGGGTTGATTCGCCTGGCTGACGTGCTGCGGCAGCGACAGTTGCTGGAATCCACATTGGAACAGGCTGCAATTGCCAAGGCACGCATCGAAGTTCTGGAACATCAGCTGGCGATTCTTGTGGGCGAGATGCCTCAAACGGCGAGCTACAATACGGGAGCTCAGTTGCCGGAATTGCCGCCGCTGCCACAAACCGGACTACCGTCAGAATTGTTGCAACGCCGACCGGACGTTCGACGTGACTACGTCGCGTTTCAGGCCGCGGATCGAGATGTTGCGTCCGCGATAAGTCGGTTGTATCCTCGCGTGAACCTGACAGCGTCGCTGCTTAACGTTGCCGACAGTCCTGAAACGGTGCTGCGAGACTGGTTCGTTTCCATTGGCGGACAACTGATCGGGCCGCTGCTGGATGGCGGTGAACGGCAGGCGGAAATCGATCGGACATCGGCGGTGTTGTGTGAGCTTTTCCTTCAGTACGCTCAAACCATGTTGACGGCGTTTGGCGAAGTTGAGGATGCACTGGCTCGGGAAAAATATCAGCTCGAAAGGATCGAACATCTTGAGAATCAGGTTAAACTGGCAGGCCAATCGTCACTCCAGTTGCGGGAGCAGTATCTGATCGGTGACGCGGAGTATCTGGATGTGTTGAGTGCCAGTACGGGGCAGCAAAGTCTGCAGCGTCAACTGTTGTCGGCTCAACTTGATTTGGTACTGATTCGTGTCAACCTGTATCGAGCGTTGGCGGGCGACTTCGATACTCGTCCGCAACAGAGTTTCCTACAATCACCGTTGGTGGACGATGAATTTGACGTTGTACTGGACTTTGAAGAACTCGCCGAAAAACAAGAAGACGAATCTGAGGATTGA
- a CDS encoding efflux RND transporter permease subunit, with protein MTSSDKTPATPRGAIAWMARNSIAANLLMMLLLGGGIWSAVVIQKEVFPQYLLDVVEVNVGYPGAAPEEVEQGILRPIEEAVRGVEGIREITSSAREGSGEVLIELVAGQDRMKVYQDIDQAVSRIRTFPDQIEQPEVSLQAEQQEVMQISLYGPMEVRALRKLAEQLRDQLQAHEQITQVELRRAPAYVTHVEIPRQRLREYGLTLPDIADIIRRSSQDVAAGSVQTIAGEVLLRVKARKQWAEEFAKIEIVSGRDGEVITLGDIATVRDGFEEVGFHSQFSQTPSVELDIFRVGSQSPGDVAEAVDETMENFESQLPPGVKWRIDSNNAEEFRRRLALVTENAIMAVVIVFSILALFLEFRLAFWVMMGMVVSFIGGLLLLPIAGVSVNMISLFGFLVVLGIVVDDAVVVGENVYEKRETSDGDEAAAVEGTEEVAGPVVFSILTNIVAFVPLMFIPGETGKFWSPLPVVVIIVLSLSLVESLFILPAHLAHARSRKQRGGLGGWLHNLQQGFSRGFNRLIEIIYQPIIRMSLRFRYITASLALASLLVLGAYATSSHMGMVLMPEVSANEIEAGVRMPVGTTPDQAARIANEVTEASLRMFEEHNLHEVAEGIKTNVRRGSFVDVEIVMKPPDQRNMTSRQVIDLWRESIGNLPGVTQITFRAERGPGGHRRAIYVDLSHSDIDVLEKAAAAFVERVEAYSNTRDVSDNYDKGKSQYDFRLKPAGRALGLTDEELGEQLRGAFFGSLALRLLRGTNEIEVRVKLPEDQREDMHHLEDLVIRTPSGAEVPLLDVAEVTQNSAFTSINRRDGRRVIGVSMDAQPAGAVSQVVQALRDEELPKLREDFPGITWTFEGSNAEMRQATASLWGYFGLALAVIYSLLAIAFRDYVQPFIVLVAIPFGIVGAVIGHIILGYDLSLVSFMGVIALSGVVINDSLIMVDYANRYRKGETGGGTSAANAITQAGVRRFRPIMLTTLTTFGGLIPLIFETSLQAQYIIPMAISLGFGILFSTAIILILVPCLYMILEDIKGVFR; from the coding sequence ATGACGTCCTCAGACAAAACACCCGCCACACCGCGCGGGGCTATTGCCTGGATGGCTCGCAATTCCATCGCGGCCAACCTTCTCATGATGCTGTTGCTGGGCGGTGGCATCTGGTCGGCGGTCGTCATTCAAAAGGAAGTGTTCCCTCAATACCTGCTGGACGTCGTCGAAGTGAACGTCGGCTATCCCGGCGCCGCTCCGGAAGAAGTTGAACAGGGGATTTTGCGCCCGATTGAAGAAGCCGTTCGAGGTGTCGAAGGCATTCGTGAGATCACTAGTTCGGCTCGCGAAGGCAGCGGCGAAGTCTTGATTGAACTGGTCGCTGGCCAGGATCGGATGAAGGTCTATCAGGACATCGATCAGGCCGTCAGTCGCATTCGCACCTTTCCGGATCAGATTGAACAGCCGGAAGTCAGTCTGCAGGCCGAACAGCAGGAGGTCATGCAGATCTCATTGTACGGTCCCATGGAAGTCCGCGCGTTGCGGAAGCTTGCCGAACAACTGCGCGACCAACTGCAGGCTCACGAACAAATCACACAGGTCGAACTACGACGCGCGCCCGCTTACGTGACGCACGTCGAAATCCCCCGCCAACGTCTGCGCGAATATGGACTCACGCTGCCTGATATTGCGGACATCATTCGCAGGTCCAGTCAGGACGTCGCGGCCGGTTCGGTTCAGACGATTGCCGGCGAGGTCTTGCTGCGCGTGAAGGCCCGAAAACAGTGGGCCGAGGAATTTGCGAAGATCGAAATCGTGTCCGGTCGTGATGGCGAAGTCATTACGCTGGGAGACATCGCGACCGTTCGCGACGGATTCGAAGAAGTCGGCTTTCATTCACAATTCAGCCAGACGCCATCGGTTGAACTTGACATCTTCCGAGTCGGTTCGCAATCGCCCGGCGATGTGGCGGAAGCCGTCGATGAGACGATGGAGAATTTCGAATCTCAACTGCCACCAGGAGTCAAGTGGCGCATCGACAGCAACAACGCGGAAGAGTTTCGTCGCCGTCTGGCACTGGTGACGGAAAACGCGATCATGGCTGTTGTGATCGTGTTTAGCATCCTTGCGCTGTTTCTGGAATTCCGGCTGGCGTTTTGGGTGATGATGGGAATGGTTGTCTCCTTCATCGGCGGCTTGCTGTTGTTGCCCATTGCCGGTGTCAGCGTCAACATGATTTCTCTGTTCGGCTTTCTGGTCGTGCTGGGGATCGTGGTGGATGATGCCGTCGTGGTGGGCGAAAACGTCTACGAAAAACGTGAGACATCAGATGGCGACGAAGCGGCGGCGGTGGAAGGAACAGAAGAAGTTGCCGGACCGGTAGTGTTCAGTATTCTGACCAACATTGTGGCGTTTGTTCCGCTGATGTTTATCCCCGGCGAAACGGGGAAATTCTGGAGCCCGCTGCCGGTCGTTGTGATCATTGTGCTGTCACTGTCGCTGGTGGAATCACTGTTCATCCTGCCGGCTCACCTGGCTCATGCACGCAGCAGGAAACAGCGTGGCGGGCTGGGCGGTTGGCTGCACAATCTACAGCAGGGTTTCAGCCGCGGCTTCAATCGCCTGATAGAAATTATCTATCAGCCGATCATCAGAATGAGTCTCCGCTTTCGCTACATCACTGCGTCGCTGGCGCTGGCGTCGCTGTTGGTTCTGGGAGCCTACGCGACAAGTTCTCACATGGGCATGGTGCTGATGCCCGAAGTTTCGGCCAACGAAATCGAAGCGGGCGTGCGAATGCCGGTGGGCACGACGCCCGATCAGGCGGCCAGAATTGCCAACGAAGTTACCGAAGCCAGCTTGCGAATGTTCGAGGAACATAATCTGCACGAAGTGGCTGAAGGAATCAAAACCAACGTCCGCCGAGGTAGTTTTGTGGACGTCGAAATTGTGATGAAGCCACCGGATCAGCGCAACATGACGTCTCGACAGGTCATCGACCTGTGGCGTGAATCCATCGGCAATCTTCCCGGCGTGACTCAGATCACGTTTCGAGCCGAACGTGGCCCCGGTGGACATCGCCGCGCCATCTACGTGGACCTCAGTCACAGCGACATCGACGTTCTGGAAAAAGCGGCCGCCGCCTTTGTGGAGCGTGTCGAAGCGTATTCGAACACCCGCGACGTCAGCGACAACTACGACAAAGGCAAGTCGCAGTACGACTTCCGTCTGAAACCTGCCGGCCGCGCGCTGGGACTGACCGACGAAGAACTCGGCGAACAATTGCGAGGCGCGTTTTTCGGGTCGCTCGCGTTGCGATTGCTGCGTGGGACGAATGAAATCGAAGTTCGCGTCAAATTGCCGGAAGACCAGCGCGAAGACATGCATCACCTGGAAGACCTGGTGATTCGCACGCCCAGCGGCGCGGAAGTTCCTCTGCTGGACGTGGCCGAAGTTACTCAGAATTCTGCCTTCACCTCCATCAACCGCCGAGATGGCCGCCGCGTAATCGGCGTGTCGATGGACGCTCAACCAGCCGGCGCCGTCAGTCAGGTTGTGCAGGCACTTCGCGACGAAGAATTGCCGAAGCTGCGAGAAGACTTTCCGGGCATCACATGGACGTTCGAAGGCAGTAACGCCGAAATGCGTCAGGCCACGGCTTCGCTATGGGGCTACTTCGGCTTGGCGCTGGCCGTTATCTATTCTCTGCTGGCGATAGCGTTCCGGGACTATGTGCAACCGTTCATCGTGTTGGTGGCGATTCCCTTCGGTATCGTTGGAGCCGTCATCGGTCACATCATCCTCGGCTATGATCTCTCGCTGGTCAGCTTCATGGGAGTCATCGCGTTGTCCGGCGTCGTGATCAACGACTCACTCATCATGGTCGACTACGCCAACCGCTACCGCAAAGGCGAAACCGGTGGCGGGACATCCGCCGCGAACGCGATCACTCAAGCGGGAGTCCGACGTTTTCGTCCGATCATGCTGACGACACTCACCACCTTCGGCGGTCTGATCCCACTTATCTTCGAAACCTCACTCCAGGCTCAATACATCATCCCGATGGCCATCTCACTGGGCTTCGGCATCCTGTTCTCCACCGCCATCATCCTGATCCTCGTGCCATGCCTGTACATGATCCTGGAAGACATTAAGGGCGTGTTTCGGTGA
- a CDS encoding WD40 repeat domain-containing protein, giving the protein MARQLCGRGADHAATRLARLLLVALLSFVCAGATTAVCGDEPPPAKPSAFEPFPGHAEYVYEARFSPDNRFVVTASGDNTAQLRAARTLKTVHELSHEAAVYAAAFSPDGSLIATGTGVGMVTLWNAKTGQVVIQKQAHRDAVYSVDFSPDGQHLATAGGSTDGGDTTVQIRDVATMQIVRRLSGHSRQVYGVTYSPDGTRVATSSSDRTVRIWNTTNDEYVELKGHTSDVYRCRFSASGQQLASTSQDGTVRIWNSNSGKLLTTLTTGKDPTYSVIFLPNKDGEQLLVAVGGDGHFRAWALNPSMQATPMADLNLVRSALYTVDVDSKQTTILVAGENGQLFRSSQVHATSE; this is encoded by the coding sequence ATGGCTCGACAGCTCTGTGGCAGAGGGGCGGATCACGCAGCAACACGGCTTGCCCGCCTGCTTCTGGTTGCGTTACTAAGTTTCGTCTGCGCGGGTGCGACGACTGCTGTCTGTGGCGATGAACCTCCGCCAGCGAAGCCGTCAGCTTTCGAACCGTTTCCCGGTCATGCGGAATACGTTTACGAAGCACGGTTCTCGCCCGATAACCGTTTCGTCGTGACGGCATCCGGCGACAACACGGCTCAGCTTCGTGCTGCGCGAACGCTGAAGACCGTGCACGAACTTTCTCATGAGGCCGCTGTTTACGCCGCCGCATTCAGCCCGGATGGATCGCTAATTGCCACCGGAACCGGAGTTGGAATGGTGACGCTGTGGAATGCGAAGACCGGGCAAGTCGTCATTCAGAAACAAGCTCATCGTGATGCCGTTTACAGTGTGGATTTCTCACCAGACGGTCAACATCTGGCGACGGCAGGTGGCTCAACGGATGGCGGAGACACGACCGTGCAGATTCGAGACGTGGCGACCATGCAAATCGTTCGTCGGTTGTCGGGCCACAGCCGCCAGGTTTACGGTGTTACCTATTCGCCAGACGGGACGCGCGTAGCCACGTCCAGCAGTGATCGGACTGTCAGAATCTGGAACACGACCAATGACGAGTACGTGGAACTGAAGGGACACACCAGCGACGTTTACCGCTGCCGATTTTCTGCGTCCGGTCAGCAACTGGCATCGACGAGCCAGGATGGAACCGTCAGGATCTGGAATTCGAATTCCGGCAAGCTGCTGACGACACTTACGACAGGTAAAGATCCGACGTACAGCGTTATCTTCCTGCCCAACAAGGACGGCGAGCAGCTCCTGGTCGCAGTAGGCGGCGATGGACACTTCAGAGCATGGGCTTTGAATCCGTCGATGCAGGCGACACCGATGGCGGATCTGAATCTGGTTCGCAGTGCGTTGTATACCGTCGATGTCGACTCAAAACAGACCACCATTCTGGTCGCCGGTGAGAACGGGCAACTGTTTAGGAGTTCGCAGGTCCACGCTACATCGGAATAG
- a CDS encoding YdjY domain-containing protein, with protein sequence MYESSNTLRRMGTAIVLMALMTGVAKAGDGPAEQLPKPGTIVVDKGRSEVILSAKVQFPEGKPCINEFGERVQAFAGCATAAGGDAKMAAYFVFLVDVPTEDVYKGLTELGCRPMVHYSIQEGRKRSGLSEKTVPEDYLQGDPVVLSVFWKAENGEWVEKAYQDFVVESATVGDKKIEKPWTPHFVFHGSGAIHKSGTGCIACPCDCPGGIIADNRFPIYDPKPLVRFDMSKAPPVGSQVYVRIRAIASR encoded by the coding sequence ATGTACGAAAGTAGCAATACCCTTCGACGGATGGGAACAGCGATTGTGCTAATGGCGCTGATGACCGGCGTTGCAAAGGCCGGGGATGGACCGGCGGAACAGTTGCCCAAGCCCGGCACGATTGTCGTGGACAAGGGGCGCAGCGAAGTCATTCTTTCCGCGAAAGTTCAGTTTCCGGAAGGCAAGCCGTGCATCAATGAGTTTGGTGAACGAGTTCAGGCGTTTGCCGGCTGTGCGACGGCAGCGGGGGGAGACGCCAAGATGGCGGCTTACTTCGTTTTCCTGGTCGATGTGCCGACTGAAGACGTTTACAAAGGCCTGACGGAACTGGGCTGCCGACCTATGGTGCACTACAGCATTCAGGAAGGGCGAAAACGCAGCGGGCTGTCTGAAAAAACGGTTCCGGAAGACTACCTGCAGGGCGATCCGGTCGTGCTGTCGGTGTTCTGGAAAGCGGAAAACGGCGAATGGGTTGAGAAAGCCTACCAGGATTTCGTGGTCGAATCGGCAACTGTTGGCGACAAGAAAATCGAAAAGCCCTGGACACCTCATTTTGTCTTTCATGGCAGTGGAGCTATTCACAAGTCTGGCACGGGATGCATTGCCTGTCCGTGTGACTGCCCCGGAGGCATCATTGCCGATAACCGGTTCCCCATTTACGACCCGAAACCGCTGGTACGTTTCGACATGTCGAAAGCTCCGCCAGTCGGCAGCCAGGTGTACGTTCGCATTCGAGCCATCGCTTCACGATGA
- the arsD gene encoding arsenite efflux transporter metallochaperone ArsD, producing the protein MSKVQIYDKAMCCSTGVCGPQVDPVLPRFAADLDWLKSQGHSVTRLNLSQDPAEFASNPVVNKMLADEGVECLPLVIVDDRVVSRSEYPSRENLAMWTGTTVKPKVTLPMADAGGCCGDTGCC; encoded by the coding sequence ATGAGCAAGGTTCAAATTTACGACAAGGCGATGTGCTGTTCGACGGGAGTTTGCGGCCCGCAGGTTGATCCTGTGTTGCCTCGTTTCGCTGCCGACCTGGACTGGTTGAAATCACAAGGGCACTCGGTGACGCGATTGAATCTGTCGCAGGACCCTGCAGAGTTCGCGAGCAATCCTGTCGTGAACAAGATGCTCGCCGACGAAGGCGTTGAATGCCTGCCGTTGGTGATTGTGGACGACCGAGTGGTTAGCCGCAGCGAATATCCGTCGCGCGAAAACCTCGCGATGTGGACCGGCACGACAGTGAAGCCCAAAGTCACACTGCCGATGGCGGATGCCGGCGGATGTTGTGGCGACACCGGCTGCTGTTAG
- a CDS encoding DUF3500 domain-containing protein — protein sequence MKLVISLIVLAMCGAPAFAQNAATAEAVVGDAVKAANAFLGTLNAAQVEKVQYSFTDEKQRHNWSNLPVQMVPRGGLRWGDLNQTQKDALTALLKASLSDSGYQQIIDNMDGDEVLKRESDGRRRTMFGRDEYFVSFLGKPSTEEPWMLQFGGHHLAFNVTFVGAQMTISPSLTGGQPVDYTLDGRTVRQLAAEEDKSFKVIAALKPAQLKTARLGDRYTDMRYGPGKEGAQPQQEGINAGSLEPQQQKLLLELMGERLGLLKEPFAKQRMERIESDLDQTWFSWYGDVKDGGAATFRVQGPTILMEYSPQKLGGRPTNHIHAMYRAPTNDYGLGFLKK from the coding sequence ATGAAACTTGTGATCTCACTGATTGTTTTGGCAATGTGCGGTGCTCCCGCGTTTGCTCAGAACGCTGCGACTGCCGAGGCCGTCGTTGGCGATGCTGTCAAAGCAGCGAATGCTTTTCTGGGGACGTTGAACGCGGCTCAAGTGGAAAAAGTGCAGTATTCGTTTACCGACGAAAAGCAGCGGCACAACTGGTCAAACCTTCCTGTTCAAATGGTGCCTCGCGGTGGGCTGCGTTGGGGCGATCTCAACCAGACGCAGAAGGACGCGTTGACCGCGTTGCTGAAAGCATCGCTTAGTGATTCGGGGTACCAACAAATCATTGACAATATGGACGGCGACGAAGTTCTGAAACGAGAGAGCGACGGTCGACGCCGGACAATGTTTGGCCGAGACGAGTACTTCGTGTCCTTTCTGGGTAAACCGTCCACTGAAGAACCGTGGATGCTGCAGTTTGGTGGACATCATCTGGCCTTCAATGTCACGTTTGTCGGCGCGCAAATGACGATCTCTCCCAGTCTCACCGGGGGACAACCTGTCGACTATACGCTGGACGGTCGGACCGTTCGGCAACTGGCCGCAGAAGAAGACAAGTCGTTCAAAGTTATAGCGGCACTGAAACCAGCGCAATTGAAAACGGCTCGGCTCGGTGATCGCTATACCGATATGCGATACGGTCCCGGAAAAGAAGGAGCACAGCCGCAGCAGGAGGGAATCAATGCTGGTTCTTTGGAGCCGCAGCAGCAAAAGCTTCTGCTGGAATTGATGGGTGAACGGCTTGGCCTGCTCAAGGAACCTTTCGCGAAACAACGAATGGAACGAATTGAAAGCGATCTCGACCAGACGTGGTTCTCATGGTACGGCGACGTGAAAGATGGAGGTGCCGCAACGTTTCGTGTGCAGGGGCCAACAATTCTGATGGAATACTCGCCTCAGAAGTTAGGAGGACGTCCGACCAATCATATTCACGCAATGTATCGGGCCCCGACCAACGATTATGGCCTTGGGTTTCTGAAGAAGTAA